The stretch of DNA GCTTCTTCACACCTGCAGCACCAAGGGAGCCTATCCAGTGCAAAGCGTTTCAGCTGCAGTCATCAGCCAGGCATTTTGCACTGCATCAGAGGTGAGGCAGTCAGTGTAAGATAAAGCTGAGATTTTGTTGTGGTCTAGCTTCAGGGCTTTGCCATGACTAAGGCACAGTCACAAGAACACCCTTGCCAATTTGTGTGTGTCAACAGCAAACAGAATTAACTCCTGAATGAAGTGGATTGTTGAAAGCATCCACTGGAAGGCACCAGCAGAAGGCTTAAATCATCAACACTactctgttttcttcacagagaTGTTCATTGTTTCATTACAGGATTACTAAAGTTTCCTTTAATAGGACCTGAAAAGCCTGGTTAAGCTGATTTCTCTCAGTCCTTTTGCCCAGATGCTGgcttcctgcccttcctgtgTCAGCCATCCCAACAACCTGGTGTGTAGAGCATGGTAGCTACAGACCTCCTGCCTGCAAAATTCAGAAGCAGCTTCCACATTCACCAAGGTAGGGATCAGAAGCGATGGCAGAGCAGAAGTTACACACTAAGGAAGGCAAACAGTAAGGCAAGCCCATTGAGCATGTGAGAATAAAAACCCCTTCTTGACATCAATCAGCTCCACTCCCtgtttcttctttgcctttgcaaGGACTTAGGTCAGCCCTAGAGCAATAACCAGCCcaaaagagacagaagaagCCCCTGGAGAGCTCTCTCTTTGCATGTGTTTTCTGGCTGAATTCCACTATTCTGTGGCCATAGAACAGATGGCCAGAGCCAGTCCCCCAGGCTGCCAAAACTGATGCCTGTTTACAGACAAGCAACCGACAAGACTACCCTGCCTTTAGGAAGAACAAAACTCATGTGCAAGCTAAAAGGAGAGTTTCAGGTTTCTGTTAAATCCCATCCTTGAAGGACGGATTTTTTTTGACTCAAAAAGGACAGACAcctaaaaaaatctgttcttgaTAAAAAACACATAGCAGAAAATGGGAATAGATTTTTCTCAATGGAACATGAAGAATAAACTCTAAGAAACCTGTATTCAAGgtaaaatctgaagaaaaactAACAGGCAAACCTGAATTTCCCAATAAGAATAGCTGATTTGTTTAGCTACTGCACAGGTATCAGCACTGCACAAATGGAAGAGTACAGGGCAAAAGGGAGTGACTTACAtgtgctccagctctctttGTGTATCTTCCAAAGAAAtgcccagcagcacacagaggccTCGTCCTATTGAACTGATTTGTTCACCACCCactggagaaaggagagagggaaaagaaaaataaggctAAATGCACTGTCTTGTTTTATGGCACATGTAAAGACTGGTTTCAGCTGGCCAACcactaaagaaaacagcattctAAATCCTGTTTCCTCTGTCTTAAGTTTGTAGATTTGAAAGATCACATGGAAACATTctttcaaaagctttcaaaCATCACCACTTCTTTATGAGCTTGTAACTACTccagcatttaaaaacactgtaaaaagatttttttttactacaaCTGGATCAGCTGTGGTAACCAGAGAAGTGGTAAAACTCTTTCCAATCCTTGAAAAATTATCCACCTGGTTGATGCCACTAAGCGTAATTTCTCTACTCCACCATTCCCTTCatactttgcattttttgtgAAAAGGTGATTTCTACCTGATAGAGTCCTCATGGATTTTTTGAAACATGACTTTCAACAACCTCCAAATTCTGCCCTCCTAATTGGGAAAACAACCCCTTTCATGACATTTACAGTAAAACACAAACTATCATAgatctgctgtgttttcctaagaactgttttaaattaccttaatttaattaaattatcttAACGTGGTTGACCCTGAGATGACTGCAGTAAGAATAAATGCAGTCTTAAAACTGAGATAAGCACCAGCTCCCCCGCTGTTAAAACTGCATCCAGGTTCATGACTGGAACAAAAAGGTCCAAACATCCCATAAAACGAAAGGAGATCAGGCCTCCAGTGAAAGCTGAAAGTGACTGGGCACTAGTGGCCAGATCAGGGCATGAGTCCTCTAGCCCAGAAGGGCTCTGTTAAGTACAGCACTGTCTCTCTCACAGAGTGATATCTCAAAATCTTCAACAGCCACAAACAACAGTTTAAATTTTCCCCAGAAAAGTGATACCAAGTCAGCAAGAACACCAGTGCTGACAGGGTCTGACCAGCTGTGCCCACAGTCCCAGCTGTGCACAAAAGCTGTGCCCTTACAGACACATTCTGCCAGTGCTGATGCACAAGCAGAAGCTGTTGGATAACTGCTGCACACCCAGGACTCCCACAGCAGACATTCACTGCCTCACAGGCAAACTTCTTGGGGATTTTAAGCCCCTTGAGCACAGAAGGTCCAAACCAATAGCAGGGACATTCCATCAGGACACATCATTCCTACTGGCACCAGGGCTAGACCCAGGCATGCAGTGCCTGgtggcagctgggacagcaccACTGGCACACACACAGGCAATGCAAAAAGGTGAGCCAGGCTGCACTGTCACCTTGCCTGCGATGCACTGAGGTGACAGTGACTGTAGTGCCAAAGCATGCATGCCACGGGAGAGGGACACTGGGATGGCACTGCCACCACACGCACAGCAATGCGAGGCCGTGACCAGGGCAGCCCCACTAACACAGCATCAAGGCGgtgtcacagcaccaagcctgacagagccCAAGAAGCGTCCGGACAATGCTCAcaagcacatggtgtgattcttggggacGTCCTACGCAGGGCtaagagctggactcagtgatccttgtgggtccaACTCGGAATATTCTTGTGATTCCGTGAACACAAGCGATGCAAGATGACTGCGACTGTGCTGCCAACACAAAGGCGCTCGAGGAGGCGATGGCAGCGCGACGGCCAACCCACGCCTGCCAGCCAAGGCTGCGCACAGAGCTCCATACACCCCCCCCACACGCACCCCACGGGGGCCGGCGGCCGGGCCCCCGGGGGAGCCGCAAGCGAGCCGCCCCACGCCAAACCCACGCGGGGGGACAAGGAGAAGGGAGCGCCCACACAGCCACACAGCCACTCGCACAGCCGCCCCCGgcgccccgcagccccgcggccgGGGCACACTGACCTGTGACGCTGGCCTGGGCCACCCGCTGCACGATCGCCTTCATGGCGCAGCGCAGCGCGGCCGGCGCCGAGCGGGGACAGCGGCGgcgcccggcagcggcggccgcTCCCCGCGCCCGCACGCAGCGCCCCCCGGCGGGCGGGAGGTgccgccgcagccccggcaCCGCCGCTAGATAGGGAATTCCATCGGGAAGGGACAGGTGCGCACAGGACAGGCGCGTTCACATGTTTGGCCTTCCTCCTATCGCCTATACGGATTTGGGGAGGCGCCTACAAAAAGGAGAATATGCAGGTAAGCAGAGCGGCACCTGCTATAGGAACAGCTATAGGGACACAGCGACGTGCCCATAAAAATGAGTGGCTGGGAGGAGCCCTTGGGAAAAGGAGGTGGTGGCTGTAAGGACCTGAGGAATCCACGTGGAAAGGTGGGTCTGTAGGTGCATGGGCTGGCTGGCACTTGGGTTGTAAAAGCTCctatagaatcacagaatggtgtgggttggaaaggaccttatCACCTCATCCCAACTcgctgctgtgggcagggacactgcacTAGGCCAAGGTCTTATCCaaaacctggccttgaacatttccaccgctggggcatccacaacctccccaggcaacctgttcagtgcctcaccactctcacagtaaaaaatgtcttcctaatatctaacctaaatttcccctctttttatttgtacccattcccccttgtcaTATCACCACAGTTCCTGACGGAGAGTTCctctccagcatccctgcaAGGCCCCCTTCAGAGACTGGAAGGATCTGGAAGCTGAGGTGTGTGGGCAAAGGAGCTTGAGACAGCTTTCCATACAGCAAGATGGGAAACCTTAGAGACCCATGTGGGGCAGGGCAAGATGTGTCCTAAAAGGGAGAGCCCCAACAGAAACAGGGAAGCCCCCACAGAAAGGAAGCTCTGCTAGTGCAGGGCCTTGGGTCAGCTCCCCCAGAAGGGAGGCCATGTCCAtaggagctgcaggaagcatTAGTTACGGCCACAGAGCTGAGGGACAGTACCCTACAAGGAGATGTAGCATGTGTAAGGGTCAGGGAAACCCCTAAAGAAACAAGAGCCTAGAGCAGAACATTCAGTAAGTTTTTAGCTTACAGAAACATTCCTGCACTTGTAACTCATCTCTTGAGAGCTTTTATTTGAAGGACCATTAAGAACTCTGTACCCAAAACATTAAACTATGTTCCTTCCCATTTACTAATCGTTCCTGAAGTATCCATTTCAGagctgcccagctgaggagccATCCCGGGTACATCCCGGATCATCCAGGTACGTCCTGCACACCAGCTGGGAAAGCAACTTCACACCAGCTggtcagagctgctgtttcagcAACGCAAGGGACAGTTTTCCAGCAGTGGTCTGGTGCCAGGCACTGGGATGAGGTTCTCCGGCACAACATTCTGAGCTTTTGGACAGCTCACTTTTCGGAAGGAGGGTCGTCATTAGGAACAAAGAATGACACCACACGCCTGAGCAGTCGAGTGAGAGGAGGCTGAACCTCTTTGTATGTTATTTCTGTTGTCACTGTCAATCCAAAAGGATATTCCTTAGTGTGTACTTCCTTGCGGATCCCTTGGTTTGCCTCAGGATCATTTGCATTCTCTGAGGAACAGAAAGGGCGGGGGGGGAAGACAAAAAAGAGCATAgcagtaaaaatgttttatccCTTCATCATGGCACAACAACAGCCGCACAggcattcagtatttttttgctttttcctcacATTCTGAGGAATAAATAGCAAAGATCTGTTAACTGTGTAGCCAGAAAAAGCGATTTACTAAGGTAGATCAGATACCTGCACTGGTACTGGCCAAGAACCAGTACCACAGGAGCAGTAACAACCAGCTTCCCAAACTACCCACATTAAAGCTAGCCCAAGCAGCCCAATGCGACTGCCTCTTACTTCCACTCTCTGCCCACCCTCTCGgcaaagaaatgcttcctaatgtccagcctaaTCCTGCCCCAGAAAATctttgaaccattcccacagCGCAAATAAAAGCAACAGGTTGGGAAGAGTCTAGTCCCCGTTCCTGTGACCCGAGATAAAGCACGAGCTTCTCCCAACAACACGGAATTTAGCTCCCTTCCGGGGGGGCTGTCAGGGGGCGCGGGCGGACACCGGGGTCACTCGGCCGGCCCGAGCGGAGGCTGCGCTCCGGCGGCCGCACAGCCCGAAGTGCCCCGAGCAGCGGGCGGGCGGCACCGGGCCTTGCACTCCCCGGCCGGGGAaggggcgggagcggggctgagGGGAATCCCGGCGCTGTGCCCTGGCACCCAGGAGAGCCCAGGACCCGCGAGCACCCGAGCTCCCCCTCAGGCAAGCCCCGCCCCCGAGCAAGCCCCGCTCCGGACACGACTCGTGCCCGACCGGGCCCGCCCTCAGCGAAGCCGCGGTCGTGTcgctccctccccaccccccgGAGGTGACCGCAGGCCCCGTCCCCGGTACCGATGCTGGCTTTGTTCTGGCGGCTGTAGTAGATGAGGGCGCCCAGCGTGGTCCAGCCGCCCAGCGAGTAGAGCAGCGCGGCCCTCGCGTTCCACACGGCCGCGCGCGCCGGCTTCATCGCCCCCCCGCGGACGCGCGCGGCGCCCCGCCCCCAACCGGGCACGCGCGcaggggcggggccgcgccgcgaGGGGAAAAGGCGCCAAGGCCCGCCCATGGCACCAACAGGGGGATTTGGGGACAGCGCTAAGGAGCAGTGCTCCTACCcggtttcatttttcattaacaCAGCCCCGCGGTTGCCGAGACACCTCTTAAGAACATTAAAAGTTAAGCTAAAGGCTGTCAAAATTTCTGTTGGCTAAAACAGCCTTCAGCTCTAGTTATGATGTGTGGAAAAGGCAGAGTAAACAGAATATAGACAAACAGGAATACAAATAAATTAGAAGGGAGAAGTAAAACACTCTCCCTGAATGTTTATTTCGTGTAACAGTTAAAAACCCTtctttaaaagagagaaaaggaaatgtaaataaattgcTCCACTTCTGTCATCAACACGATCCATGTAAatcatctgctcctgctgctcggTTTGATCAGTCACGATGCACTTGAAACTGCCAGCTTTTTTAGGTGGTCCATGAATACCTGGAGACTCACATCATCTGTCAGGATTGGAGCTCCTgattcctgcagaaaaaaataaagaaagaaggagCCTAAAATACTGTTGTTAACACGGGACAAACTGAGAGCACATCAAATGCCAGCACTCTGAACTAATTGCCTGCTAAATCAAccacctttttcttctgcaaaagacAGATGCTTCTCTTTGGCAATAGCACTGACATTACCCTCTAGTATAATCTGAACTGCTGCAGGGAAGTCTCTTCTTCCTAAAGCATAAGGAATTTTTCTGCTCAAAGCTCTACACAAATAAGGTAAGCAAAGAGGATATAAAAAGACTCTCAGCTAAATTAGATCTGTATGTATCCATCTGCTAGTTACTTTTTCCAGAATACTGGAAATACATGACATCCAGGCTTGAAAACTGCATTCTGATCATCCAGTGCTGCCCACCAGTGCTGTTTATCTTATCAACAACCATGATAAGGAATCAAGGACAAATGTAACACCGTTCATGGCCACATGGTGAGACAGGATGGCTACTGCACACATAAACACGTACATTTTACAGCATTCCCAAACATGAGCAGCTCTTCCATGACTTACCTGGCCCCAGGCATAGAGGTTATTGTGGGTCTGAGAAGGATTCACTTTAGACAGGAGGAACCGGGCCTATAAAGACAAAAGATGAGGAGTTTGGTAAAATGAGAGACCTGTCTGCTTCCTCAGGCTTCATCCCATCTTAGATCCATGACCAGCAATGCTCCTGCTTTTGCAAGCAAGGTACTAATTTAACTGTAGCAGGTTTCAATTCCCGAAATAGCCCTGCTCCACAGAAAACTTGTCTCCAAGAGACACAAAGTGCTCTGTTACAGCAGGCTGTGCTCTCCTGGCAGGGCAGCTCTGATTCCGTGAGACAGGAATCCATGGCACAGGAAACACCAGCACTGTTCCTCCCATGCCACATCTGCTCTTCCGAAAAGAGCTCAGTGCAAGGCCAGTGCAACAGAGTCACATCAAAAATCAACACCAAATCTTTGGTTTGGAgcatcagctcctgcctcttCACAGCTACAGACAAGCACAGCGCAACTGTAATTCCAGGAAGAGTGAAAATAGCAACTATTTTATACCCTCATTCAGTGTTTGAGAATGAAGAAACAGATGGTCAGTCATTCAGCATTACTGTCCTAGCAAGCTAAGTATAGGCACATAACCAAATCATTTCTTTCTCACCTGTTTGGggaataaaaacatatttaagttATTaacattaagatttttttttccaccttcagATTTCAAAAGCATATCCAGCAAGCAATCAGCTGATTAAAAGACAGAGTCGTAGTAAAAGCTGATGAGAAAATATGCAAGCTCTGTACTTTGAAGAGCTAAATTGTGTTTGACTTACAGAACCAtcctttcagaaaagcagaatgagTCATTTGCTCTAGGCAACAACAGTGCTCCTCCAGAAACTTCCTTACCTGACTGCCCCCATGTTCAGTGTGGATGTAACGTGGCATTGGGAATCTGGTCTGCAAGATTTCCTGGGCATCATCCAGTGGGGCTTGCAGGAGGTGCTTGAAGTTTTCATATTCAGGCATATCTTGGTATCCAGCTTTCTGCCACTGTGCAATAGTCTATTGATGGGAcaggaagaagatgaaaatgGAGCAGAGATGACTGCAAGCCTCCCGCTTTTACCCTGCATGTCTTAAGGCCGCAAAATGCTACAGGTACTTCTGCTTAGGGGACAAACACACCTTCACTACTCTGGCTACAACATTACTTTCTGTCCTGAATTTAAGCACAGGCACCCAACACAAAAGCTGGCAGCAGTCTGTGCAGTGCAAGAGCAATTTGTTGAAAATCTTCAGTATGTTTCAGCCTGTGCCAACACAGAAATGAAGCATTTATAAATTACTAACATTCTGAATTAGACTTGGCCTTACAGTATTTCCAAGGTACATGTATGCAGCAATTGCTCTGTACATACACAGGTCAGACGCTCAGCTGTTCCCTGTCTAAATTTTACCCAGCTGCTGAGTGTCTTGCTCTGCAACAGCAGATAGAAACTGTTTAAGGTAACTCTAGGAGATTTTTAGAAAGGGCCAGTACCTAAGCACTTCCCTCAGTCATGAGGGAAGGCACATAGCAGCAGCTTCCAAAAACATCcattatttaaaagcaaaaccgGAAAACTGCCTAACTGATTTAAGAGCAGGAGTATGTAAGTGTGAAAACCCTGCAAGTGAAGTCTGTCACCTCTCTGAAAATACTTGCAACTCTGTTAAAATATGTATCATCTTGTAACTGTGCCCTGCTTAATTTCAAGCTTCTCTGGCCTTTTCCAGGCACAGTAAGGGACCACCTTCACGGCCAAGCTAACACAACATCTGCTACTCAGTGCAGAACACATCCTTAGTGATTCCAGTATTATTTTTACTCTGACAGTGGATGGAATTGTATCCCAACAGGCAGCATGTGTATAGCCAGTCATTGTGCTGCGTGGGCTTTGCAAGAAGCTTAACTTCACACTAACAAGCAAgcatggcaggagggagggTGTACAAACAGAGAACGTGAACACATTTCACCATACCTCACCAAGGTAGATAACTATCTGGAAGAAAGTATCCATCAGCAGGATTCTGTCAGGAAGAATACTGCTGCTGTCCAAAAGCACTGgctggggaaaataaagaacaaagtCAGGCACCCCTAAGCTCTCAGATCTCAGGATGCCAGAGAGCAATTTCTACGCCCATCCAAATATAATTTCATATGATCTTGAACAAAAGTATCTTgtcctttaataattttttttaaaatctatagGGGCCTTTTAGTTGCAATAGTGTTACTCTGACTGAATACTCATTATTTTGGGTTGATTCACCTCTTCCTGGGAAACACAGACTCACCTCAGGAGGTCCATGGAAAGAATAAGCATAAAGGATGGGCTGGATCATAATGAGGGACTGGGTCAGATCCTGCCTGGCAAAGTGGTGCCGGTAATAGGAAGATTCATCTGGACTGTTATTGAAGACCTGCAGGAATGGGGAGCGGCGCAGGTGGAAGATGAACTGCACCAGAAAGAGGAGTGAGACAACAAATGTCAGCCAAAGTTGCCAAAACTTCTGGACCCAAGTCCAATATTTTTGAACAGtaaattctttggaaaaaagTCTACCCCTTAATAACTCTTCAGACTTCTTCCCTTATCAGTCTCTTGCAGCACTGAACTACAGGACCAGtccatgaaattaaaaaagcacCTGTTCCTCCCTTGCTGAATCTGATAAATAGTACAAGATGTTCTATCATCATTCCCACTCATCCCTGCACACTTTTCCCATGGCTGTGAGAAGTAACATTCTTACCTGAGGATACAATGAAAATGATTCTGACAGCCTAAAGGAGTTGGGATCATCTTTGTTGTATTGTCCAAATTTCTGACACTGTTGGAAGCAAAATGGATACTTTGgttatttctctattttttctatttttttctttttttagaattctttctttccagcagggtgttcttttgttcatttttaaacaatcaAGGCATGAACCTGACAAGAACAAGTACTACAACATTTACAggctatttttctttaagtgagTGGTTTCTTTGTCTTACTGGAATGAGAATGAAGATGCAATCTATTTTGAgatatatatattaataaaatctaGATTTGAAATTATCcaagaatgaaagaaatggtGCTTCTACAGCACtacccatttttttcccattaattcAGAGCTACTACATTACATCTAAACTGCTTTGTACACTATGAAGCACTTCTGCAGCAACTACTTcttgcagaacagcagcagaccAGCATTTgaccaactgaaaaaaaaagcatcagttgcaccaaaaaaaagtatCAATGGTTTTAGGAATCAAACTCTAAATGATCCCACAGTTGTTTCAGCACACAGCATGTTCCTGTTTGTGCTTGTGCTCAAATCTCTATTTGACTGGCCCTGGTTTTTTAGGGTCTGATGTGCCA from Corvus cornix cornix isolate S_Up_H32 chromosome 3, ASM73873v5, whole genome shotgun sequence encodes:
- the SMIM26 gene encoding small integral membrane protein 26, yielding MKPARAAVWNARAALLYSLGGWTTLGALIYYSRQNKASIENANDPEANQGIRKEVHTKEYPFGLTVTTEITYKEVQPPLTRLLRRVVSFFVPNDDPPSEK